A region of Rhizobium grahamii DNA encodes the following proteins:
- a CDS encoding MarR family winged helix-turn-helix transcriptional regulator — translation MNDKTEAPGSWDYCNNSALKRASRQLGQLYEDIMAPSGLRATQYALLTQIKLGGATPLKALAEAMVMDLSALGHTLKPLLRDGMVELVPDEKDRRVKRVRLTASGEAKWAEAQLLWRDAQDRFDRAFGKDAADALRQTMNLISSGGFAEAFADAKPTSPNRDKCVSAGQTSPIKRG, via the coding sequence ATGAACGACAAGACCGAAGCACCAGGCAGCTGGGACTACTGCAACAACAGCGCCCTGAAACGCGCCTCCCGCCAGCTTGGCCAACTCTACGAGGATATCATGGCGCCGAGCGGGCTGAGGGCGACGCAGTATGCGCTGCTCACCCAGATCAAGCTCGGCGGCGCGACGCCTCTGAAGGCCCTCGCCGAGGCTATGGTGATGGATCTTTCCGCGCTCGGACACACGCTGAAGCCACTCTTGAGGGACGGCATGGTCGAGCTAGTACCCGACGAGAAGGACCGTCGCGTAAAGCGCGTTCGGCTGACGGCGTCAGGAGAGGCAAAATGGGCGGAAGCCCAGCTCCTATGGAGAGACGCTCAGGACCGGTTCGATCGCGCCTTCGGCAAGGACGCTGCCGACGCCTTGCGACAAACGATGAACCTGATTTCATCAGGCGGTTTCGCAGAGGCCTTCGCCGACGCGAAGCCGACGTCACCGAATAGAGACAAGTGCGTTTCGGCAG
- a CDS encoding SDR family NAD(P)-dependent oxidoreductase, which yields MSGFNPGTALVTGASSGIGAAYADRLAKRRYNLLLVARDGERLSALAKRLKAEQGVEVEVLVADLTNRADVRVVEQRLRDDAAITMLVNNAGIGPKGKMLDDDADYLENMIELNVVAVNRLAVAAAQAFSKRGRGAIVNIASVVVFIPERFNATYSATKAFVLNLTQGIHAEVAEQGVKVQAVLPGLTRTEIFERAGGSVDNLPASMVMDVNDMVDASLAGFDKGELITIPSLPNENDLAQLTTARLALGPNLSHSKPAARYGVNVD from the coding sequence ATGTCTGGTTTCAATCCTGGGACTGCTTTGGTTACCGGTGCCTCCTCGGGGATCGGCGCCGCTTATGCTGATCGCCTGGCAAAGCGCCGCTACAATCTCCTTCTTGTCGCACGCGACGGCGAGCGCCTCTCGGCTCTGGCGAAGCGGCTGAAGGCCGAGCAGGGCGTTGAGGTGGAGGTGCTGGTGGCGGATCTGACGAACCGGGCGGATGTTCGCGTCGTCGAACAACGCCTGCGTGACGATGCGGCGATCACGATGCTGGTCAACAATGCAGGCATTGGACCCAAGGGCAAGATGCTCGACGACGACGCCGACTATCTGGAAAACATGATCGAACTCAACGTCGTCGCGGTAAACCGCCTTGCAGTCGCTGCGGCACAGGCATTCTCCAAGCGGGGCAGGGGCGCGATCGTCAATATCGCCTCTGTGGTGGTATTCATACCGGAGCGGTTCAACGCCACATATAGCGCCACAAAGGCCTTCGTGCTCAATCTCACCCAGGGAATCCACGCGGAAGTCGCGGAGCAGGGTGTCAAGGTTCAGGCGGTGCTACCTGGTCTGACCCGGACCGAAATATTCGAACGCGCAGGAGGCTCCGTCGACAATCTTCCCGCCTCGATGGTGATGGATGTCAACGATATGGTCGATGCCTCGCTGGCTGGCTTCGACAAGGGTGAGCTGATCACGATCCCGTCACTGCCGAATGAAAACGATCTGGCGCAACTGACGACAGCGCGCCTGGCGCTTGGCCCCAATCTTTCGCATAGCAAGCCGGCTGCTCGCTACGGCGTCAACGTCGACTGA
- a CDS encoding sigma-54-dependent transcriptional regulator, whose product MSDAPAIFLIDDDRDLLRATSQTLELAGFAVSAFSTAGEALSNLTPDFPGVIVSDIRMPQIDGLQLFDRVRKLDIDLPVILITGHGDIPMAVKAIQDGVYDFITKPFAADRLVQSVRRAVEKRRLVMENRALRRAGEEARDDLPLIGQTPAMERLRRTLRQIADTDVDVLVTGETGSGKEVVASLLHQWSRRSSGNFVALNCGALPETVIESELFGHEPGAFTGAQKKRIGRIEHASGGTLFLDEIESMPPSTQVQMLRVLEMREVTPLGTNEVRPVDLRVVAAAKVDLGDPGQRGEFREDLYYRLNVVTISIPPLRDRRDDVPLLFGYFAERAAKRFRREVPTMSADTRQHLLSHDWPGNVRELSHFAERFVLGVEQPSASKETRRVETDDDLPLPDQLERYEASVIRQALDRNEGDVRRTIAALGIPRKTFYDKLQRHGITRSDFEPAGNKD is encoded by the coding sequence ATGAGCGACGCACCTGCCATCTTTCTCATCGATGACGACAGGGATCTCCTGCGCGCGACAAGCCAGACATTGGAGCTTGCCGGCTTTGCGGTTTCCGCATTTTCCACAGCAGGCGAGGCTCTTTCCAACCTGACTCCGGATTTTCCTGGCGTAATCGTGTCCGATATTCGCATGCCGCAGATCGACGGATTGCAGCTATTCGACCGCGTGCGCAAACTTGATATCGACCTGCCCGTAATCCTGATCACCGGTCACGGCGACATACCGATGGCGGTGAAGGCCATCCAGGACGGCGTCTATGATTTCATCACCAAGCCTTTCGCGGCAGATCGCCTCGTCCAGAGCGTCCGGCGCGCCGTCGAAAAACGGCGGCTTGTCATGGAAAACCGCGCACTGCGGCGAGCCGGCGAAGAGGCCCGCGACGATCTCCCCCTCATCGGCCAGACACCGGCGATGGAACGTCTGCGTCGTACGTTGCGACAGATCGCGGACACCGACGTCGACGTGCTCGTGACCGGCGAAACCGGCAGCGGCAAGGAAGTCGTCGCCAGCCTCCTGCATCAGTGGAGCCGCCGCTCTTCGGGCAACTTCGTGGCGCTCAACTGCGGCGCTCTGCCCGAAACGGTCATCGAAAGCGAACTATTCGGGCACGAGCCGGGTGCCTTTACGGGCGCACAGAAGAAACGCATCGGTCGCATCGAGCATGCAAGCGGCGGCACGCTCTTTCTCGACGAGATAGAGAGCATGCCGCCATCGACACAGGTCCAGATGTTGAGAGTGCTTGAGATGCGCGAGGTGACGCCGCTCGGCACCAACGAGGTAAGGCCCGTCGACCTCAGGGTCGTTGCGGCCGCCAAGGTCGATCTCGGCGACCCCGGCCAGCGCGGGGAGTTTCGAGAGGATCTGTATTATCGGCTGAATGTCGTGACGATCTCGATTCCGCCATTGCGAGACAGGCGAGACGATGTTCCGCTGCTTTTCGGATATTTCGCGGAACGGGCGGCCAAGCGTTTCAGGCGGGAGGTTCCGACGATGAGCGCCGATACTCGCCAGCACCTCCTGAGCCATGACTGGCCCGGCAATGTTCGCGAACTCTCGCATTTCGCGGAACGCTTCGTTCTCGGCGTCGAGCAGCCGTCCGCTTCCAAGGAAACCAGGCGTGTCGAGACAGACGACGATCTGCCGTTACCCGATCAGCTGGAGCGGTACGAAGCGAGTGTCATCCGGCAGGCGCTCGACAGAAACGAGGGCGACGTCAGGCGAACGATCGCTGCCCTCGGCATCCCGCGCAAGACCTTTTACGACAAGCTGCAGCGGCACGGCATCACCAGGAGCGATTTCGAACCTGCCGGCAACAAGGATTAA
- a CDS encoding sensor histidine kinase, which produces MLDTIAQTGEATRSTAENSRRGWTIFAAIAVILLAAAFIAAGSYARRSSIEALESQSRTDANLKIALLTAVMERPRALPLLLAEDQQVIDALLSPRSNAVDILNRKLERLVTGTQAAVLYVIGKDGIAISSSNWREPLSFVGNDYTFRAYFQRAMTEETAEHFALGSVSKRPGLYIARRVGSAAAPLGVVVVKLEFDRLEADWRDAKRPVYVTDDQGVVLITSIPSWRFMTAEPVPEKDLAAIRASLQFGDAPLTPLPIMRPKAIDPEASLVAAVLPGGGEAEYLRLQTPVPTTPWRLEYLVPTEAAVAASVREVRLLVLAALVPILAIVAFLIRRRHVAAARIAAEQSMREELERRVVERTEDLSRARDRLQAEISDHKETEAQLQVVQQELVQANRLAILGQVAAGVAHEINQPVATIRAYADNARVFLDRQQIRPVEENLGAIASLTERIGTITEELKAFGRKGRAAPEPVDLRSIIEGAVVLLRSRFAGRLDALDISLPPADVRVMGNRVRLEQVLINLFQNALEALEGRPDAKVEVSVTDTADTVTIHVADNGPGISDTILKSLFTPFNTSKEKGLGLGLVISKDIVADYGGQIDVTSSTAGTCFTVQLPKAKT; this is translated from the coding sequence ATGCTCGACACCATTGCTCAGACAGGCGAAGCGACCCGAAGCACCGCTGAAAACAGCCGGCGGGGATGGACCATATTCGCGGCGATCGCGGTTATCCTCCTGGCTGCTGCCTTTATAGCTGCCGGCTCCTACGCCCGACGCTCGTCGATCGAGGCACTGGAGAGCCAGAGTCGTACCGACGCCAATCTGAAGATCGCCCTGCTGACAGCCGTGATGGAACGGCCGAGAGCACTGCCACTGCTGCTTGCCGAAGATCAGCAGGTGATAGACGCGCTGCTCTCCCCCCGCAGCAACGCGGTCGACATCCTGAACCGGAAGCTGGAACGCCTCGTTACCGGCACGCAGGCAGCGGTGCTTTACGTCATCGGCAAGGACGGCATCGCCATCTCCTCGAGCAACTGGCGCGAACCGCTCAGCTTCGTCGGCAACGACTATACCTTTCGCGCTTACTTCCAGCGCGCGATGACAGAGGAGACAGCAGAGCATTTTGCCCTCGGCAGCGTCAGCAAGCGTCCCGGTCTTTATATCGCCAGACGCGTCGGCAGTGCCGCCGCGCCGCTCGGCGTGGTCGTGGTCAAGCTCGAATTCGACCGCCTGGAGGCCGACTGGAGAGACGCGAAACGGCCCGTCTACGTGACTGACGACCAGGGCGTCGTGCTCATCACCAGCATTCCTTCATGGCGCTTCATGACTGCGGAGCCGGTACCCGAAAAGGACCTCGCCGCCATTCGCGCCAGCCTGCAATTTGGCGATGCTCCGCTGACGCCGCTACCGATTATGCGGCCGAAGGCGATCGATCCCGAAGCATCGCTCGTCGCTGCCGTGTTGCCCGGCGGCGGCGAAGCAGAATATCTGCGCCTGCAGACCCCCGTTCCGACGACGCCATGGCGGCTCGAATATCTCGTGCCGACCGAAGCCGCCGTCGCCGCCTCCGTTCGCGAAGTTCGCCTCCTGGTGCTTGCGGCCCTCGTTCCGATCCTGGCGATCGTCGCCTTTCTCATCCGGCGCCGTCATGTCGCTGCGGCGAGGATCGCGGCTGAGCAATCGATGCGCGAGGAGCTTGAGCGCCGCGTGGTCGAGCGGACAGAGGATCTCAGCCGCGCGCGTGACCGTCTTCAGGCCGAGATCTCGGATCACAAGGAAACCGAGGCGCAGTTGCAGGTCGTTCAGCAGGAACTCGTCCAGGCAAACCGTCTCGCGATCCTCGGCCAGGTCGCGGCCGGCGTCGCGCATGAGATCAATCAACCGGTTGCCACGATACGCGCCTATGCCGACAACGCCCGCGTGTTTCTCGACAGGCAGCAAATACGACCCGTCGAGGAAAACCTCGGAGCCATCGCTTCGCTGACGGAGCGCATCGGGACGATCACCGAGGAACTGAAGGCGTTCGGCCGGAAAGGACGCGCCGCTCCCGAGCCGGTCGACCTTCGCAGCATCATAGAAGGCGCCGTCGTGCTGTTGCGAAGCAGATTCGCGGGCCGGCTGGATGCGCTGGATATCAGCCTTCCGCCCGCCGACGTCAGGGTGATGGGCAACCGCGTCCGGCTGGAGCAGGTGCTGATCAATCTTTTCCAGAATGCTCTCGAGGCGCTGGAAGGCAGACCCGATGCGAAGGTCGAGGTCTCCGTCACGGACACGGCCGATACGGTGACCATACACGTGGCCGATAACGGGCCTGGCATATCGGACACGATCCTGAAGTCGCTGTTTACGCCGTTCAACACATCGAAAGAAAAGGGACTGGGGCTCGGGCTGGTGATCTCGAAGGACATCGTCGCCGACTACGGAGGGCAGATCGACGTCACGAGTAGCACCGCCGGCACCTGTTTCACCGTCCAACTTCCGAAAGCAAAGACATGA